GCTTGCCGACATCAATACTCCTGAGAGGGGTGAAGTCGGGTATAGTGAGGCGAAAGAGGCGTTAACCCTATTGATCTTGAACAAGAAAGTCTATTTGGATGTAGATGACTTGTACGTGATCGATCGGTACAATAGGCTTGTCGCCGTAGTCTACGTTGAGTACAACTCAACACATTTTCTAAATGTTAATAAGTGGCTACTGGTCAGCGGCTACGCTAAGGTCTCCGACTACCCTAACGAGTTCAACCCTTCTGAATGGAGCCTCTACGTTAAAGCATTCCCTTGATGATGTTACGATAAGCAGACATATGACAACCAAAGAAAGCACCAAACGCTAAAACCTAATCGCAACATCATCATTCCCTTAACCTTATATCTCACCGCTTAGCCGGAGCTGCATAGCCTTGGAAGATGAGGATGTGATGAAGATCTTAACGGCTAGGTTCGAGGCCATAAAACAGCGTGACCACGAGAAGATCGCGGCTCTGATAGAGCCTAGACGCTACACTAAGTTTGATGATTGGCCGCCTTTTAAGAGGATGGGGCTTAACGGGGTTGAGGAGGAGAAGGCTGCTCTGAAGGTGTTAAAGGAGTATGTGTATAGGATAGAGGAGCCAATAATACAGATTAACGATGGAACAGCTTGGGTAACCTTCTACTTGAGCTACGCCGGGAGGATACGTGACCTCGACTTCGCCATAAAATCTA
This Nitrososphaerota archaeon DNA region includes the following protein-coding sequences:
- a CDS encoding thermonuclease family protein encodes the protein MEGVKFSAVLLVIALFAGFVGYYIGSSSTKEVGSIHYTSSATVEETTTLTTITQHPRVGFDLTAHVYRVVDGDTFDGFPCGRVRLADINTPERGEVGYSEAKEALTLLILNKKVYLDVDDLYVIDRYNRLVAVVYVEYNSTHFLNVNKWLLVSGYAKVSDYPNEFNPSEWSLYVKAFP